The genomic window CCGGATCGACGAATCGGTCGATCCGGACACCCACCCCTCCCACTGTGCGCACTCCTCAGAGGCTCTGGCATGACCCTTGCGCTTCGACTCCTCGCCTGCTTCTCGATCGTGATCCTGCTCGGCCTGCCGACGGCATCGACCTCGACCGCCCTCGCTGCCGATGACGATGCGCCGGCCGTTCTGGCCGATCCTCCCGTCCGCTGGTGGAAAGGGAATCTGCACACGCACTCCCTCTGGAGCGACGGCAACGACTTTCCCGAGATGATCGTCGATTGGTACGTCCGCAACGGCTACAACTTCCTCGCCCTCTCGGATCACAACACCCTCAGCCAGGGGGCCCGCTGGATGGACCGCGCCGAGGTCGATCGTCGATCCGGCAATCGTGGGTTCGATCGCTATGTCGAGCGCTTCGGCCGCAGTTGGGTCGAGACCCGCACGGTCGACGGGGTCGAGCAGGTTCGGCTCAAGCCCTTGACCGAATTCCGCGCCCTGTCCGAGCAAGCCGGCCGCTTCGTCTTGATCCAGGGGGAGGAAATCACCGATCGCTTCGAGCGGAAACCAATCCACATGAACGCCAGCAACCTGCTGGAATACATCCCCCCGCAGGGAGGGGACTCGGTCGTTGAGGTCATGGACAACAACCTCAAGGCCGCCGAGGAGCAGGCCAGACGACTCGGCATCCGCATCCTCACCCACCTGAACCACCCGAACTTCGGCTACGCCATCACCGCCGAGGAACTGGCAAAAGCAGTCCGTGAGCGTTTCGTCGAGGTCTACAACGGCCACCCCGGTGTCCACCATGGAGGAGACGACACCCACGCCTCGGTCGAACGCCTCTGGGACATCGCCAACACTCTTCGCATTGCCGTACTCAAGGCTCCTCCGCTGGCGGGCCTGGCCACCGACGACTCGCACAACTACTTCGGTGTCGAAGGCTCCTCCCCCGGCCGGGGCTGGGTCATGGTCCGCGCCCGGCACCTGACCCCTGAATCGATCATCGACGCCATCGAGTCGGGCGACTTCTACGCCTCCAGCGGTGTGACGCTCGACGACGTTCAGTACGACGCAGAGTCCGGCGTCCTTGAGGTGAAGATCGCTCCCGAGCCGAACGCCTCCTACACGATTGAATTCATCGGCACGCGAGACGACATCGACCCGACCGCCGAGCCGGTCCTCGACAACAACGGCAACCCGCTCGACGTGACCGGCCGCTACTCCAACGAACTCGGCGCCGTCCTGGCCACGGTCGAGGGGACCGACGCCCGCTACGAGCTGAAGGGGGACGAGCTTTACGTCCGGGCCGTCATCACCTCGAGCCTCCCGCCCGAGAACCCTTCGTTCGAAGGCCAGCACGCCCAGGCCTGGACCCAGCCGGTCGGCTGGGAGAAGTGGATCAATCAGGCCCAGCCCGCTGCGTCCGACGACTGATCGAGCCGGGCCCATCGAGTGAGGTCGGCTCACCATCCGGCCTCCTCGATCGGCCATCGCAACACAGCCCGATCCACCGCAAGACGCTCAACGGCCTCCCGAGACAGGGGGGCCGGGTGAAGTTGTCCCTCGGTCCAGAGCGCTCGGGTGACCTTCGAAGAATTCTCCGCATTCCCGAGGGGCAGCAACGACTCCGACGCATCCGGATCATCCAGACGAACGAACTGAACGTACGCCCGCTGCACGTCCGACCGAATCGTCCCTCCATCGGGACAGAGCAGGGGGGGGATCGTCTCGTCCTGGTCGGGAGCGATGGGCGGAAGCGGATCGAGCCCTCGGTGACTCGGAATCGGCCTCGCCATCAATGCACTCCGCAACCCCTCCGTCCAGGCCGTCGGATCGTCACCATAGCGCGCCGTTGCCGATTCCCAGGCGGTGACCAGCGCGTTCTCAACGAACGCCCGCTCCTCCGCTCGCAGAGGAGCCTCCGGATCGGCCTCGATCCGCGCGATCGCCTCGCGAAGCCATCGCGACAGACCCGACTCGCCCCCGCCGTACTCGCCGGCGAGTGGAGTCGCCATGATCCGGAAGAAGGTTGATAGCTCCAGCGCCACCGGCGTCCCAGGGTCGTCCCACACCGACCGCGCCCCTCGATCGAGCCAAGGCTCTAGCAGGTCGAGCGCCCGAACGGCCTCGGGAGCCAGGTCTTCACCGACTCGATCCCGCAAGTGAAGCCCCAGCCTCACCAGCGATCGTCGGGCCGGATTGACCGGATCGTCGGCAATCGCCCGCACCTGCTCGGGGGTGAACGGCCCGTCCCGCGACACAAGTTCCCGAAGCCGCCACGATCGGATCGTATCACCGAGCGATCCGGTCGAAATGCCGAGCGAAATCGGATACACGCTGTCGATCGGTCGGTGATTCGCGCTGAAGACGACGGCTGCGGCCGGGGCGATCACATGCGGGGCCAGGTCATGCGGCACGAAGCCCCGCCACTCGGTTCGAGCCGTCGAGCCGTCCAGGGCCCATGAGCCTCCCCGTTCTGCCTCGGGCGATCGCACAGGAAAGGCGCCGATCGTCCGGAAGCCGAGGGTGCCGTCTCGATCCCCGAACACGATGTTCGCCGAAGGAAAGCGCCAGTTCTTCAGAGAGTCATCAAACGCCGACGCGTCGTCCGCCCGAATCATGGCGAAGGCCGCCTGAATCGTCTCGCGATCCGGGTCGCAAAGCGGGACTCGGCGCAGGGCAACCTCACCCTCGTCCGGGTTCGCAAACGCGAACGCCGTCACGACCGGGCCGAGGTGCGTCTCGCGGACGGTCATTGAGACCGAGTCCCCCCCCTTGACAGCGATCGTCTCCTCGCGGACCTCCATCGACCGCCAATGGCCATCGACCTCGTAGGCATCGGGATGGTTGGGATCGGTCTTGAGGCGGAACAGATCCGCCTGATCGGCCCCCAGCGCGGTCAAGCCCCAGGCCACCCGATCGCTGAAGCCGATCAGAAAGGCCGGGCTACCGGGAACGCCAATCCCCCTCGCGTTGAACGTTGCGCCAGCAATGTGACATTCATAGAACAGTGGAGGATTCGCCACCACCGTCTGCGGCATGCTGACGAGGACCGTCGATCCGGTCGTCGATCGATCTCCCCCGACGGCCCAGACATGGCTGAAGCTTGGCCCCTCCGGCACACCGGGCAGAGTCTTGGCGTCCTCATCCGTCAGTTCATACCCTTGATCTCGAAGAAACGTGCGGACCCGATCGAGCCAGGCCGAATCAATCTCCTCGGCTTGAATCACCGCGGCCGAGTCGTCGGGAGCAATCAAAGCCGGATCGAACCGCCCTCGATCGCGGTTGCGGTTCCGCCAGGCAATCAGGTCTCGCGTGCCGTCGGTGGCGAAGAACTGTCCGAGATGCCACCAGGCGAGCAGGCAGTCGGCGGGGGTCCAGGCATCGGGCCTCGTCCCGTAGCGTTCAAAGAGCGGATCGAGTTCGAGCCGGTTGGCCTGCTCCGACCAGGCCGCGTTGACCCCGGCACAATAGGCCTCCAGCAAGCCCCTCGTGTCCTCATCAAGTGCCGCCACGACCCGATCCGCCGCTCGTGTCCAGCCGAACGTCCGGTTCTTGCGGTCAAGGTCGAGCGTTGATTCGCGTCGGCCGTCAAGTGGCTGATCGCCGATCGTCTCCGCCAGACGGCCCTGCATGATCCGACGGGTCAGGTGCATCTGAAAGGCTCGATCGGTGGCCGTCGCCGCACCAAGCCCGAACATCGCCCCTTCGTCTGTCTCGGCGAAGACATGAGGCACGCCCCACGGATCGCGGAGCACCTCCACCTGCTTCCCGACCGCCACCGACCCGCTCGGCCCCCCGAGGCCGACGATCAGGACGACCAGGCCCTCGATCCCCCGCATCCCCCATCGGCTCGAACACTGCCGCGCGTCGTGTTGCGTGCGCCTTGCCATGAGTGCGGCCCTTCAACACGGCAAAACCGATCGCGAGCGCAGGCCCGCAACCAAGCGTTGCCTTGCCCCTGGCTTCGGAAGTTCCAAGAAGACGTCAGACGCGCGCGGCCAGCTCCTGGTCGCTTCGCTTGCGGGCGAGGACGAAGACCGTGTGCCGATCGTTCCAGGGAGAGCCAAGCCAGGCAATCAGCTTCAAGAGCGGGAAGGTCAGGACCGTCATCGGCAGGATGGCCGAGCGGAAGACCTTGTGCTGGATCCGGGTCACGATGGTCGTTCCCAGAGTGCCGAACCGCAAGTGATCGACCGGCTCTAGGCCGCAATCCTCCATCAGACGTTCCAGTTGCTCCAGGGTGTAGCCATTGCGCACGTGCCAGCCATCCTCGGTACGAGTGACGCGCAGGTGGTCGGCATTGGCCTGGTAGTCGCGGTCGGGAGTCGTGATGTAGACCAGCCCGTCCTCGTTGAGCAGGGTTCGAATCTGCCGCATGGCGGCGCGATCGTCCCGAATATGCTCAATCACATCGAACAGCAAGACCTGATCGAACGATCCCTGCGCGTCCGGGTCGTTGGCCAGGTCGTCGAGCCGCTGCACGCGGAACTCCATCGACGCCCCCGCCTCACCCAGGAACGAGGCCATCTCCTCGCACGACTGGCGTTCCCAATCGTGAATCGTGATCCCCAGGCAGGTCGCCCCGCGTTTCACGGCTTCGTGGGCAAAGTAGGCATTGCCACACCCACAATCGAGCGTTCGTACCGGGGCCTCCGGGGTGCCTCGCTGAAGCATCGAGACCACCGCCGCCTTGTCCCGACTCACCCAGTTGATGCCGGGCCAGAGCCAGTATTTCAACGTCAGCCGCAACCGGGTCGCCAGGCTCATGGTGCTGCGGCTCGATTCAGAGGACGAGCCCAGAGCGTGGTGAGATGCGGTATCGATGCCGGTCATGGTGTCGACTCCTTCAACATCGTCGGTCCGTCCGTGGCGCCGAGTCATCGTGATGAGGCGAAACCTATCAGATCATCTCAGACTCGACAAGGGAAACTGTACGCCCCCCCCCAGGCAATTCTCACCAGTCCTTCTCCCCTAGCTCATGGAGACCAATTCCGCGCCTTCAGACCCCCATTGCGATCTTCCCCGCGGCTTCGAAATATCCTTGTGATCCAAAATCCCAGTTTCTTTGACTTGAAGGACGAGGGAAGCGAAATCCCCCCGCCGTTCACCCGACAAACTCGGCCCGACCGCTTCGACCTGAGCGCCGATCATCTTATGGCCTGATTCGATCTTGACTTTGGTAATATCACGCTCTATAGATCAAATCAGCATGATCGGCGAATGTCCGCCGACCGCCATTCTCTTTCTCTCCCGGTGAGGCCCTGATCTAGCGATGGCGACGACCAAGAAAGGTGTTCCCGCCAAGGCCACCAAGGCTCCGGCCAAGACGACCAAGGCGACCGCACGGACCAGCGCATCGAAGAACACAACCGCCACCCCATCTGCGGCCGCTCCGAAAAGCTCTCCCGCGAAGCCGGCCGCCAAGAAGGCCGCTCCGGTCAAGCTGACCGACAATCAGGTCAAGTTCCTCCAGACCATTCAGGCCGCGGGTGAAACCGGCTACGAACCCAAGAACAAGAACGAGCAGCGCAGCATCGACGCGCTCCTCACCCGCAAGCTCCTCAAGCGAGGTTCCAAGAACAAGGAAACCGGCAATTCTCGCTACCTCCTGACCAAGGCCGGCGCGGCGCACCTGCCGACCTCCTGAATCGCCTCAGGTCAGTCTGCGCCGCGTCATGTTGAGACGACCACCCACAATCGTCCCTCCCCCAGGGTGGGGGGCGGACGACTCGGGTGGTTGTTTCGTTTCGCAATGGTGGCGGCTCAAACATCAATCGTCGGTTCGACCATTCCGCGCCGTTGCAGCCACTGGGCGGCCAGCGAGCAAAGCGTTGCCCAGATCAAGCCGAGCGTCCAGCCCGCCAGCACATCGGTCGGGTAGTGGACCCCCAGGTAGACCCGGCTCACGCCGACCAGCATCGTGATGAGCAACGCCACGCCAATGATAAACACCTTCAACCGCCGCCGGCTCACCATCTGCGTCATCACGGCCCCGATCGTCAGATAGGTCACGGCTGCCAGAAGCGAATGCCCACTGGGAAAGCTCGCCGAAGCCGCGTGCATCAGATGCGGCACGACCTCCGGCCGAGGCCGATCGTAATACGCCTTCAATCCGCTACTGATCAACTGCCCACCCACGGTTGCCACCAGCACCAGAACCGCCGCGTGCCCCTTCTGGTCCATCACCAGGAACGCCACGGCCGAGACCGTCACCAGGGTAATCACCGCCACCCCGCCCAGCGCCGTCAGGTCTCGGATCAGTTCCTCGATCTCCGGCCCTCCGATCGCATCTGCCGGATCGTCCGCAGTCCGAAACATCCGCACAACGGCCTGGTCAAACCGGTCCGATTCTCCCTCGACCACCTCATCAGCCAGAGAGAGAAACAACCAGCCTCCCCCCACCACCACCAGAATTGACAGGAAGACCAATCGGTCGATCCCCTCTCCCAACTGCCAGGCTCGACGGATCAGTTCTCGCACGGATTCCCGCTCCTCACTGGTTTATCGCTCATTCCAGATCACCGTCGCCGTGACCCAGAATTGACTGAAGCTCGGTGTCCCGATTCTCTCCTGGCAACTTCTGCGCCGAGACGCTCGGCGGTTGACGAGTCGGCGCTCCGCTCCCCACGATGGAACGACGAGGCCCCCTCTCGACCGCACGATTGCTGAGCCGATCATGAACACCCCTGACGCTCCCGTCCAGCCACCACGATCCGATTCCACGCTCCGGGCCGTTCTCAGTCTGACCGGATTCTTGGTCGTCTGCTTCGCGGCCGCGGGGCTCGGCGGGGCATTCACCAGTCAAGGACTCGGCCCCTGGTACGACTCCCTGAACAAACCCCGCTGGACCCCTCCCGCGTTCCTCTTCGGCCCCGTCTGGACCGCGCTTTACGCAGGCATGGCGGTTGCCGCCTGGCTCGTTTGGCGACGGGTCGGATGGTCCGGTGGTCGCGTCGCGCTGGGACTGTTCGCGGTCCAACTGGCACTCAACGTCGCCTGGTCGGGCCTGTTCTTCGGCATGCGACGCCCCGATCTGGCCGCCATCGAGATCGTCATCCTCTGGGTGGCCATCCTTGCCACCCTGATCGTCTTCCTCCGCATCAGTCGACCGGCGGGGGTGTTGATGCTCCCGTACCTGCTCTGGGTCACCTTTGCCTCGGCCCTGAACCTGGCGATCTGGCAACTGAACACGTCGTGACCCCGACCGCCCCGACCGCCGCCTCACCGTTTGGGAATCGCTCATGATGACTCCAGCCGTGCTTGCCCTGTGCCTCACCTTCGGACTCGGCCTCGACGACGAGCCGAATCCACCGTCCTCCCCCCCGACGAGCAGCGGGATCATCTCCGGTCGCGTCACCTACACCGGCCCCTTGCCCCCCGCGGTCCTCAACCCCGAGGCCGCCACGCGACGCTCGCCGGTCGAGGTCGATCCCGAGACGAAGGGCTTATTCGAGGCCGCCGTCTGGATCGAAGGCGCCTCGATCGACGACCGACCCTGCCCCCTCGATCCCGACGAACCCGCCGAGGCCGAGCCGCTCTTCGTCGATCAGGTCAACTTCGAGTTCCTTCCTCATGTCCTCACGGTCGAGGCCGGCCGTCCAGTCGTCTTCCTCAACAACGACGTGGCGAATCACGGCGTCACCGCGTCGGGCTCGACCGTCGCAAACCGCTTCAACGTCACCACGCCTCCCGGCGGTCAATACGTCCATCGCTTCCAATCAGCCCGGCAGCCGGTGCCGATCGGGTGCCCGGTCCACGTGGCCATGTCGGCCTGGGTCTTCGTCTTCGACCACCCGTTTCACACCGTGACCGACGACCAAGGGAAGTTCCGCCTCGCCCATCTTCCCCCCGGACGTCACACCCTGTTCGTCCATCACCCCGACGGCGGCTTCCGCAAGCGCATCGAGGTCGAGGTTCGCGACGGCGAGACGACCGAGCTGACGATTCCCTTCGTGGCCGAGGACCTTCGCCCCCCCTCGCGCCGACCGTGATCGGGCACGATTGAACCGCCCCCCGCAAGCTCCTCCCGCCCGACCAATCACCCTCGACACAATCCTTGATCCGTCGTATCGTCCCCCGGCGAGGCTCGGATCGATGCCCGAGACGTGATGCTCACGGAGGAGGATGTCCATGACGAGGATCGCTCGATCCCTCACCGCGCTTGCCCTGACCACGATGGCTCTGGTCGCCCCGCTCGTCCCCTCGGTCAGAGCCCTCGACGAACCCGTCGTCGAATCCCCTCGACCCGTCGAGCCGACCCCCATCGACATCGCGCAGCCAGGCCCCGGAAACACCCTGGCCGACCAGATCCGGGCCTTCCGCGCCTCGAAATTTCGAGAAATCGACCAGGCAGTTTTCGAACTCCGCGAGCTGATCGCCGAACGCTCGCAGCAACTCGCCCGGCTTGAAACCGACCTCCGCGAGGCCCAGCAGGAACTCCAAGCGCTCGAACGTCTCGCGGCCCTCCGATCACTCGATGCGTCCGAATCGTTCGCTCCCGATGCGGTGATCGATCCGGTTTCGGCTCCGCTTCCCGAACCGGCTCCGGTGGTTCCTTCCGATGCCATCCCTTTGCCGGGCACCTTCGATGTCGTGGTGCCAACCTCAGCCTCAGCCGACGAGCCGGGCTGGCAAGGGGTTGTCCGGATCGTGAGTGCCAACGGCGGGCGGCTCGATCTGCTTCATGAAAGTGCCGATGGCTCCGGCATGGTCCAGGCCGGTGCCTTGCAGGCCGACGTGATTGAGATCCGAGTTCGATCGGAACAGGAGGCCCGCATCATCGCCCAGGCGCTCAAGGCCGACAATAACACGGTCGTCTCCTGGCCCAATCTCCGCATCCTTGCCGATCCCATCACCGTCCCCGAGCCGATCGAGCAGCTCGAATCCACGATTCAGCGGCTGGCCGACGCCGTCGATCGGCTCGAATCGCGCGCGACCCCGTCACCGGAGCGAACGGCCCCCGCGCCGGTCATCGTCGTCAAGCCTCCCGACGAGATCCCTCCCGCCCCGTCGATCCCCGATTGACGACGCCGGCCAATCCCCGTCATCCCCCTTCACCCCAACACCTCGTCCGGTGGCCCATCGAGCCAGCCGGCCTCGATCACGCCCCAGAGGCCGATCAAGATCGCCTCGGCCGCGTCGTGCCGCAGCGAGGTCGGCCGCGCCGCCCCCGACCACTCAATCACCCGCCGGGCGATCGCGTCGGCCTCCCGCTTCGGACGATGCCGATCGCCAAAGGCGTCGAGCGTCTCTCGCCAGACCTCGGCCCCGATCACCCGCACGATGATCCCCCGACGCTCTGCCTCACGTCTCCAAACCTCGGCGATCGGGCCCCCGCCTTCCAGCACCACCCGATCGAGTGCGCCGATCGAGCCGAACAGCCCGTACACCCCTCGCTTGAGCGTCGATCGGTTAGCGAAGTGCTGCGACCGATACCAGATGAGCCGCCCCTCCCGACCAAACAGAGCCAGGCCGGTTCGCAAACCGGTATCGACGGCCAGCAACGCCATCGGCTCGTTACTCCGGGTCGCGGTGGACCGTTTCGGGCGAAAAGGCGGGCAAACAGACGGCGATGTATTCCGCTCCCTCCTCGCCCGGCGTGCTGTAGCGAATCCACTCTCCCTTGCGCGTGTAAACCGCCTGCCCGGCATGCACGTCGAGCGTCCCGTCGTGATGATCGACCCGGATCATCCCGCGCAGCACGATCGTATACTCGTCGAACTCCGGTACCTGGCCCGGCTCGACCCATCCGCTCGGGCTTCTCATGTGCGCGATGCTCACCCCGTCGGTCCCGCTGTTGACGCGACCGACGTATTCATCAATGAGCTTTGGCTGATTTCCGGCGGCTTCGACGCGCGTTGGCGCGGGAATGTGCATTGGCATGATGGAATATCACTCACTCCGCCGAGGGGGATCGCCGGCTTCGCCTTCAGATCTGAGACAGATTGGCTCCGAGCAATCCGACCTTGATTCCATTCTCCTTCAAGATCCGAGTCGCCTTGCCGTTGACCATCAGCAGGATGAACAATCCGATCAAGGGAAGTAACGCCCCAATCCCCAGCACAATCCCCAGCGCCGTGCTGTAGACCTTCATCGCCAGCAGGAAGATGAACACCATCGAGGCCAGCGCGATCCCCAACAGCATCAACAGCAACACGATCCCCAGCTCCGGCGGCACCAGGAACTGACCGATCACGATTCCAAAATAGAGCAGGATGCAAACAAGGATCCCCTTCTGATACGTCGCCACTTTCTTCAGATCCTCCCGACTCCCACTCCGTACTCCCACAGCCTCGACCGATCGTCCGCTCGTCTGGGGAGCCTCATAGGGATTGTCACTCATCGGAACCTCTGCTTCAGGGAGGGAACATGTACGGCATTCGCATCGCCCATCAACGCGATCGCCCAATGATTGCCGATTGGTCGATCTCTGAAAAGAGGTCAGCGACCTTCACCACCCGCCCCGTCCAATCACGGCGACGAGTGCCACCGCCTCGGCACCGGGGCATCGAAGCGCCCCGTCGGCGCCGGGAACCGCACGCCGACCTTCCAGAGCATGTCCGGCTGATGCTTCGCCAGCAGGTACTTCATCACCACTTCATCCGACGGCGGCATCCCCGGGTCCTTGAACACCACGCAGAGCCTCGCCTCGCCGCTGTAGGTATCCGCCTTCCAGACCTCGATCAACGCATGTGACTTCCTCGAAATCCGGTAGATGCGCGGCCCATTGCGGATCGTGATCCGATCGT from Tautonia marina includes these protein-coding regions:
- a CDS encoding carboxypeptidase regulatory-like domain-containing protein, whose protein sequence is MMTPAVLALCLTFGLGLDDEPNPPSSPPTSSGIISGRVTYTGPLPPAVLNPEAATRRSPVEVDPETKGLFEAAVWIEGASIDDRPCPLDPDEPAEAEPLFVDQVNFEFLPHVLTVEAGRPVVFLNNDVANHGVTASGSTVANRFNVTTPPGGQYVHRFQSARQPVPIGCPVHVAMSAWVFVFDHPFHTVTDDQGKFRLAHLPPGRHTLFVHHPDGGFRKRIEVEVRDGETTELTIPFVAEDLRPPSRRP
- a CDS encoding class I SAM-dependent methyltransferase yields the protein MTGIDTASHHALGSSSESSRSTMSLATRLRLTLKYWLWPGINWVSRDKAAVVSMLQRGTPEAPVRTLDCGCGNAYFAHEAVKRGATCLGITIHDWERQSCEEMASFLGEAGASMEFRVQRLDDLANDPDAQGSFDQVLLFDVIEHIRDDRAAMRQIRTLLNEDGLVYITTPDRDYQANADHLRVTRTEDGWHVRNGYTLEQLERLMEDCGLEPVDHLRFGTLGTTIVTRIQHKVFRSAILPMTVLTFPLLKLIAWLGSPWNDRHTVFVLARKRSDQELAARV
- a CDS encoding cupin domain-containing protein, producing the protein MPMHIPAPTRVEAAGNQPKLIDEYVGRVNSGTDGVSIAHMRSPSGWVEPGQVPEFDEYTIVLRGMIRVDHHDGTLDVHAGQAVYTRKGEWIRYSTPGEEGAEYIAVCLPAFSPETVHRDPE
- a CDS encoding penicillin acylase family protein, with protein sequence MRGIEGLVVLIVGLGGPSGSVAVGKQVEVLRDPWGVPHVFAETDEGAMFGLGAATATDRAFQMHLTRRIMQGRLAETIGDQPLDGRRESTLDLDRKNRTFGWTRAADRVVAALDEDTRGLLEAYCAGVNAAWSEQANRLELDPLFERYGTRPDAWTPADCLLAWWHLGQFFATDGTRDLIAWRNRNRDRGRFDPALIAPDDSAAVIQAEEIDSAWLDRVRTFLRDQGYELTDEDAKTLPGVPEGPSFSHVWAVGGDRSTTGSTVLVSMPQTVVANPPLFYECHIAGATFNARGIGVPGSPAFLIGFSDRVAWGLTALGADQADLFRLKTDPNHPDAYEVDGHWRSMEVREETIAVKGGDSVSMTVRETHLGPVVTAFAFANPDEGEVALRRVPLCDPDRETIQAAFAMIRADDASAFDDSLKNWRFPSANIVFGDRDGTLGFRTIGAFPVRSPEAERGGSWALDGSTARTEWRGFVPHDLAPHVIAPAAAVVFSANHRPIDSVYPISLGISTGSLGDTIRSWRLRELVSRDGPFTPEQVRAIADDPVNPARRSLVRLGLHLRDRVGEDLAPEAVRALDLLEPWLDRGARSVWDDPGTPVALELSTFFRIMATPLAGEYGGGESGLSRWLREAIARIEADPEAPLRAEERAFVENALVTAWESATARYGDDPTAWTEGLRSALMARPIPSHRGLDPLPPIAPDQDETIPPLLCPDGGTIRSDVQRAYVQFVRLDDPDASESLLPLGNAENSSKVTRALWTEGQLHPAPLSREAVERLAVDRAVLRWPIEEAGW
- a CDS encoding PHP domain-containing protein, with translation MTLALRLLACFSIVILLGLPTASTSTALAADDDAPAVLADPPVRWWKGNLHTHSLWSDGNDFPEMIVDWYVRNGYNFLALSDHNTLSQGARWMDRAEVDRRSGNRGFDRYVERFGRSWVETRTVDGVEQVRLKPLTEFRALSEQAGRFVLIQGEEITDRFERKPIHMNASNLLEYIPPQGGDSVVEVMDNNLKAAEEQARRLGIRILTHLNHPNFGYAITAEELAKAVRERFVEVYNGHPGVHHGGDDTHASVERLWDIANTLRIAVLKAPPLAGLATDDSHNYFGVEGSSPGRGWVMVRARHLTPESIIDAIESGDFYASSGVTLDDVQYDAESGVLEVKIAPEPNASYTIEFIGTRDDIDPTAEPVLDNNGNPLDVTGRYSNELGAVLATVEGTDARYELKGDELYVRAVITSSLPPENPSFEGQHAQAWTQPVGWEKWINQAQPAASDD
- a CDS encoding TspO/MBR family protein, coding for MNTPDAPVQPPRSDSTLRAVLSLTGFLVVCFAAAGLGGAFTSQGLGPWYDSLNKPRWTPPAFLFGPVWTALYAGMAVAAWLVWRRVGWSGGRVALGLFAVQLALNVAWSGLFFGMRRPDLAAIEIVILWVAILATLIVFLRISRPAGVLMLPYLLWVTFASALNLAIWQLNTS
- a CDS encoding phosphatase PAP2 family protein, with amino-acid sequence MRELIRRAWQLGEGIDRLVFLSILVVVGGGWLFLSLADEVVEGESDRFDQAVVRMFRTADDPADAIGGPEIEELIRDLTALGGVAVITLVTVSAVAFLVMDQKGHAAVLVLVATVGGQLISSGLKAYYDRPRPEVVPHLMHAASASFPSGHSLLAAVTYLTIGAVMTQMVSRRRLKVFIIGVALLITMLVGVSRVYLGVHYPTDVLAGWTLGLIWATLCSLAAQWLQRRGMVEPTIDV